Proteins from a single region of Primulina tabacum isolate GXHZ01 chromosome 5, ASM2559414v2, whole genome shotgun sequence:
- the LOC142546814 gene encoding receptor-like serine/threonine-protein kinase At2g45590: MSPPPPPPPSHRRLISLFPPLLAAVIALVFFLLSAFIYRKISRKRTAPADLKPPLPSHRFSFSLLRRATDSFSTANRLGQGGFGSVYKGVLPSGQEIAVKLTSEASIQGEREFQNELSLAARIDSSCCPHFVCILGFSSTFDVNSSRKMRYYSRRRKRRGRRLVLVYEYMQNGSLQDALLDRKCAELMLWSKRFAIVMSIAKGLDYLHNCSDPAIVHGDIKPSNILLDFDFNAKISDFGLAQVLNRGDEILDMFVEEEEKVIEGKCDECGSIVEENESLMTEDVVVVNVDQSPDSFCVMILDGGTEASAASPSEHLAGFSEGFLERMSFDSGSRKGVVVRGKCDSGRDWWWKQDNMSGLSESGRVKDYVMEWIGSEIKKEKPKEIKLTSSIKDSAEVEHKKLGKKLEWWGSLDRETMRKDRRNRKPREWWKEEFCEELTKKMKKRGLKSGDEGGLWWQGDEELVQDRKRSKSKSSRSSVDRWLDGFSGDFKIGRRRNSQDYASGEIPKSGGISSTPSMRGTVCYAAPEYSGGAQVSEKCDVYSFGVLLLVLVSGRRPLQVMASPISEFERANLISWARQLALNGRLLDLVDSSIQSLDREQALLCITVALLCLQRSPNKRPSMAEIVEMLSGRSEAPHLPFEFSPSPPSKFPFKSQKRSR; this comes from the coding sequence ATGTCGCCGCCTCCACCTCCGCCACCGTCGCACCGCCGTTTGATCTCTCTCTTTCCTCCCCTCCTCGCAGCTGTCATAGCGTTGGTCTTTTTCCTGCTCTCCGCCTTCATTTACCGCAAAATATCACGCAAAAGAACAGCACCAGCAGATCTGAAGCCACCGTTGCCGTCGCATCGGTTCTCCTTCTCCCTCCTACGCCGCGCCACTGATTCGTTCTCTACCGCCAATCGCCTTGGGCAAGGTGGGTTCGGATCGGTTTATAAGGGGGTCCTTCCTTCTGGCCAGGAAATCGCGGTGAAGCTCACCAGCGAGGCTTCTATTCAAGGCGAACGTGAGTTTCAAAATGAACTCTCTCTTGCTGCGCGTATAGATTCTTCGTGTTGCCCCCATTTTGTTTGCATACTCGGATTTTCTTCTACATTTGATGTTAACAGTAGCCGCAAAATGCGATATTACAGTCGGAGGAGGAAGAGGAGAGGGAGAAGACTGGTTCTCGTTTACGAGTACATGCAAAATGGTAGTCTGCAAGATGCATTGTTAGATCGAAAGTGTGCGGAGTTGATGCTTTGGAGTAAGAGGTTTGCCATTGTAATGTCCATTGCAAAGGGTCTAGATTACCTGCATAACTGTTCCGATCCAGCTATTGTTCATGGCGACATTAAGCCATCGAATATATTGTTAGATTTTGATTTCAATGCAAAAATATCGGATTTTGGGTTGGCCCAGGTGCTAAACAGAGGGGACGAGATTTTGGATATGTTTGTGGAAGAAGAGGAGAAAGTAATCGAGGGGAAATGCGATGAATGTGGATCAATTGTCGAGGAAAACGAGAGCTTGATGACAGAAGATGTCGTGGTTGTGAATGTGGATCAGTCGCCTGATAGTTTTTGTGTGATGATTTTAGATGGCGGGACTGAGGCCAGTGCCGCGTCACCGTCTGAGCATTTGGCTGGTTTCTCTGAAGGGTTTCTTGAAAGAATGAGTTTTGATAGTGGGAGTAGAAAAGGGGTTGTGGTTAGGGGAAAGTGTGATTCGGGGAGGGATTGGTGGTGGAAACAAGATAATATGAGTGGATTATCAGAGTCCGGGCGAGTGAAGGACTATGTAATGGAGTGGATAGGTAGTGAGATTAAAAAGGAGAAGCCGAAGGAGATTAAGCTCACAAGTTCGATTAAAGACAGCGCCGAAGTTGAGCATAAGAAACTGGGGAAGAAGTTGGAATGGTGGGGATCATTGGATAGAGAGACGATGAGGAAGGATAGAAGGAATAGGAAACCTAGAGAATGGTGGAAGGAGGAGTTTTGTGAGGAATTgaccaagaaaatgaagaaaagAGGGCTCAAATCCGGTGATGAAGGGGGCTTGTGGTGGCAAGGGGATGAAGAACTTGTGCAAGATAGAAAACGGAGTAAGAGTAAGAGTAGTCGGTCCAGTGTTGATCGGTGGCTTGATGGTTTCAGTGGAGATTTCAAGAttggaagaagaagaaatagccAAGATTATGCTAGTGGAGAAATCCCTAAAAGTGGAGGTATTAGTAGCACTCCAAGTATGAGGGGAACTGTTTGTTATGCTGCTCCTGAGTATAGTGGTGGTGCACAGGTGTCAGAGAAGTGCGACGTTTATAGCTTTGGGGTTTTGTTGTTAGTTTTAGTTTCAGGCCGGAGGCCATTGCAAGTAATGGCCTCACCAATCTCAGAGTTCGAAAGAGCAAATTTGATATCTTGGGCTCGGCAGCTTGCCCTGAATGGGAGGCTATTGGATCTTGTAGATTCAAGTATTCAATCACTGGATAGAGAACAGGCATTGTTATGCATCACAGTTGCCCTTCTATGCCTGCAAAGATCACCTAATAAGCGCCCCTCGATGGCAGAGATTGTCGAAATGCTATCCGGTAGATCAGAGGCGCCACACTTGCCATTTGAGTTTTCTCCATCCCCACCATCCAAGTTTCCTTTCAAGTCCCAAAAAAGGAGTAGGTGA